The following is a genomic window from Azotosporobacter soli.
TCTTCGACCAGCTTCGCGACCGCCAGTCGTCCCATCTCATAGACCGGCTGCCCCATCGTCGTAAGCGCGGGTTTATACCAGGCCGCCATCTGAATATCATCATAGCCGACGACCGCAATCTCTTCCGGTACTTTGCGGCCATGCCGCTCTAAACACTGCAGCGCGCCGATGGCCATCATATCATTGGCGGCAAACAAACCATCAAATGGCTTTCCGCCGGCTAAGAGCGATTCCATAGCCTGATAGCCGCCTTCGAAGGAAAAGTTTCCTTCTTTGCACAGCATTTCGTCCGCTTCCATTTTGTTATCGATCAAAGCCTGACGATAACCCTGCAACCGTTCGTTGCTGACCGGCGATCGCGCACGGCCGCCGATGACCGCAATTTGACGACAGCCTTGTGCAATCAAATGCTGCACCGCCAAATATGCGCCGTCTTCATTTGCGCTGAGTACTGCACTGTAAGGCGCGCCGGGGATGCGACGGTCGAGCAGCACGATCGGCAGTTGAATCGTCGAGAGCCAGTGGCTGTTTTCGGCAAAATCGAGATTGCCGGCAAACAAAATACCATCCACCTGTTTTTGATAAAGAAACTTCATATATTCTTCTTCCCGCGTTGGCTTGCCGTCGGTGTTGCAGAGGATCACCGCGTAACCGTGCAACTGCGCCGCGTCTTCGACGCCGCGCACCAAGGCCGGGAAAAACGGATTTTCAATATCGGGAATGATCAGGCCGATACTGCGTGACTCGCGTATTTTAAGCGCACGCGCCATTGAATTCGGTTGGTAGTGTAATTTTTCCACAGCGTCGCGGATTCGCTGCGCCCGTTCCGGCGCAACGCCGTCAAGGCCATTGAGCAAACGCGATACCGTAGCGATCGAAACGCCCGCTTCACGGGCCACGTCTTTAATTGTCACCGGCTTCGTACGTTCTTCTTCCATTTCCAAATGTGACACTCTCCCTGCGTCCGGTCTTCTGTAAACGTTTACGTAAACGTTTACATTGTCTATTCTTCTTACCCTTAAAAAATTCCTGCTGCTCTTTTTCTTTTTTCTAACAATTCGTTTTTTCTTTTCTCTTATCTGTTTCGCAAGTATTTCTGTCCTGCTTTTTATATTTCAAACGGCGAAGAATAAATTTGCGCAGCGTGCAAGGCAGGTAAAAAAGCGGCCGGAGAGAATTAACAGGATAAAAGAAATCTGCGACAGACGCTTCTTACCTGATTATGACGAAGGGGAGATCATAGAAATGCGACGACTGAATGAAACGTTCCGCCTGGCAAATGGAGTTGCGATTCCCAAGCTCGGTTTCGGTACATGGCTGATCGAAAAAGAAAAACAATGTCTTTCCAGTATTTCGTATGCGCTGAAAAACGGTTATAGGCATATCGATACGGCAAACGACTACGGTAATGAAAAAAACGTCGGCAAAGCAATTAAGCAGTCTGCCGTTAAACGCGAAGACCTGTTCATCACGACAAAGCTGTCCGGCGACATTAAAGATGTGCGCCAAGCAGAGGCTGCTTTTAAAAAATCTTTGAAAGACCTGCAACTGGATTACATCGACCTTTATCTGATCCACTCTCCTGTGCCCTGGGATGAATGCGACGATCCGCAGGCAAACTACGATAAGGAAAACGCCGCCCTTTGGCAGAGGATGGAAGGCTGGTATCGCGAAGGTCTGATCCGCGCGATCGGCGTATCCAACTTCTCCTGTGCCGACCTTACAAACCTGCTCGAACATGGCACAACTGTCCCTCACGTCAATCAGATCTGTTATTACATCGGCTGTCCACAAAGCGAAGTGGTTCGCCTCTGCAAAGCAAATCAGATCCAAGTGATCGGCCATTCGCCTTTTGCGCACGGCGATCTTTTGCACAATGAAGATGTTCTGCGCATGGCGCAAAAATATGACAAGAGCGCATCACAGCTCTGCATCGCATTCGCATTGCAAAATGATATTCTGCCGCTGCCGAAGTCAACGCATGAAGCCTATATCATCGCGAATACAGACGTCGACTTTATCATAGATGACGCGGACATGCAGTATTTATCGCAGCTGACCAATACCATCCCGGATTCGGAAGCGGACTATCTGTAAATAACAGATCCGCTTGATCAACTCCGGCAGTGAATTTATTTCCATCACTCTATAAACACGAGGTAGCAAGCATGGCCCATCATCATTACCGTAACCTGGACGACGTCAATGTGGTTCTGCCGCCTTCCGCCGTACTGCGCTGGCAGAAGGAACGTTTCGGCAAAAAACGTGATCATTCTTACATCATGCCGCAGGCGACGGAAAAAGAACATGAATTTCTTGCCGCGAACCGCGCAGAGCCGACGCTGACCTGGGTCGGACACACAACGTTTTTACTGCAACTGGACGGCTTCAATTTGCTCACCGATCCGGTCTGGGCCGGACGAATGGGCTTTCACCGCCGTCTGGCGCAACCCGGTTTGGCGCTGGAAGACTTGCCGCCGATCGACGCGATTTTGATTTCGCATAACCATTACGACCACCTTCATCTCGACACGCTGCGCCGTTTGGGACGCGGCATTCCGATTTTTGTCCCCGCGGGACTCGCCGCTTGGCTGCGCGCCAAAGGCTTCTCCTGCGTACAAGAACTTAGCTGGTGGGAAACAGCCGTGCTCGGCAAGTTGCATCTGCATTTCGTCCCGGCGCAGCATTGGTCGCGCCGCCTGCTTTGGGATACCAACCACAGTCATTGGGGCGGTTGGGTCTTACAGAGCGCCGCCGGGCCAACCGTCTATTATGCGGGAGACAGCGGCTATTTTCGCGGCTTTGCAGAAGTGGGCCGCCGTTTTTCAATAGACTATTTCCTTGCGCCGACCGGCGCGTATGAGCCAAGTTGGTTTATGCAGACGCAGCATGCCTCACCGGAGCAAGCCGTACAAGCATATCTCGACTGCGGCGCACGCTTCTTCCTGCCGATGCACCACGATGCCTTCCCGCTTGGCGATGAAACGACGCTCGAAACGCTCGACCGTCTGAAAGCAGCCTGGCAGCAACGCAGCTTGCCGCCGGATGCCCTAAAGCTTCCGCTGCTTGGCGAAACGCTGCGCCTGACTTGGTAAATGAAAAAACGAAATCAAGTGGGACGCTCTTTACACGAAGAGTTGAAGAAGGGAAGGTCGGAAGAGCTTTTAAATTCTTCCTTTCTTCTCGCCGGGCCGATAGTATCGGCCCGCTTCGCTTCTTCGTGTTATCGTTTCCTTTAATCTGCCTATTCGTTCCTGTTATCGTATTTTGTTTTTTCAATTGTCTACACGCTGAAACGGGTCAGCTTTCATCCACCAGATGAAAGCTGACCCGTTTTTTTACTAGCGACCGTTACGTTTTAAAACCTCCGCCTGTTCTTCGCCTGCTCCTGTATAAGACGTCGCGCATTTTTCATGCCGCCGACGTCGGCGAACATGA
Proteins encoded in this region:
- a CDS encoding LacI family DNA-binding transcriptional regulator, which codes for MEEERTKPVTIKDVAREAGVSIATVSRLLNGLDGVAPERAQRIRDAVEKLHYQPNSMARALKIRESRSIGLIIPDIENPFFPALVRGVEDAAQLHGYAVILCNTDGKPTREEEYMKFLYQKQVDGILFAGNLDFAENSHWLSTIQLPIVLLDRRIPGAPYSAVLSANEDGAYLAVQHLIAQGCRQIAVIGGRARSPVSNERLQGYRQALIDNKMEADEMLCKEGNFSFEGGYQAMESLLAGGKPFDGLFAANDMMAIGALQCLERHGRKVPEEIAVVGYDDIQMAAWYKPALTTMGQPVYEMGRLAVAKLVEEIGGKNVVRQEQILQPHLVVRQSSLRKGQER
- a CDS encoding aldo/keto reductase, translated to MRRLNETFRLANGVAIPKLGFGTWLIEKEKQCLSSISYALKNGYRHIDTANDYGNEKNVGKAIKQSAVKREDLFITTKLSGDIKDVRQAEAAFKKSLKDLQLDYIDLYLIHSPVPWDECDDPQANYDKENAALWQRMEGWYREGLIRAIGVSNFSCADLTNLLEHGTTVPHVNQICYYIGCPQSEVVRLCKANQIQVIGHSPFAHGDLLHNEDVLRMAQKYDKSASQLCIAFALQNDILPLPKSTHEAYIIANTDVDFIIDDADMQYLSQLTNTIPDSEADYL
- a CDS encoding MBL fold metallo-hydrolase — its product is MAHHHYRNLDDVNVVLPPSAVLRWQKERFGKKRDHSYIMPQATEKEHEFLAANRAEPTLTWVGHTTFLLQLDGFNLLTDPVWAGRMGFHRRLAQPGLALEDLPPIDAILISHNHYDHLHLDTLRRLGRGIPIFVPAGLAAWLRAKGFSCVQELSWWETAVLGKLHLHFVPAQHWSRRLLWDTNHSHWGGWVLQSAAGPTVYYAGDSGYFRGFAEVGRRFSIDYFLAPTGAYEPSWFMQTQHASPEQAVQAYLDCGARFFLPMHHDAFPLGDETTLETLDRLKAAWQQRSLPPDALKLPLLGETLRLTW